ACCACAGTGCACCAGGCGGTGCCCCCACACCTCCCTGTGACCTCCGCTGGCCTGTGTCCCCCTGGCGGAGGGGGGCGTGAGGTGGGGCTCACCTGccgtgatgttgagcagcttgcAGGCCGTCTCGATGTCCTTGAGCACCTCGCCCACCACCATGGACTGCACCTGCTCCAGTGAATGCTCCTCCAGGGTCAGCCCACCCGGCGCCAGGTCCAGGCTGCCCCCCGGGGCTTGGCTGTCGATGACGGGGCACTGCTCGGGCTCGTCGGGCGGCTCCTCCCGAGTGCTGGCCCCGGGGCCCTTGGCCACCCAGCTGCTGTCCTCGGAGAACAGCATGTCGAAGTAGGAGAGGTAGAAGGTGGACAGGCCCTGCTCAGGTGTGGCAGGTGGGCTGGGGCTCCAGTCCCGTCTCTCGGGCCCCATTGCCCCTGCTCCCACTGCCACCTTCTCCAGGCCAGTCCGTAGCACAGTGTCGGGGGGCAGCAGGAGGCGGCTTGGGGGGACGCCACTCAGGCCCGGGCTGGCGCTGCCCATGCCGCTGCTGCTCGGGCTGGCGGCTGcgtctacagaaataaaaaaggaaggagagtcaGGTCCTAGctgcttccccatccccatggggGCTGCTAAGCTGGTTACAGAGATGAGGAGCCCAGCGGGCAGTGGCTGGGCCTGGGAGAGAGTTGGGGCTTCCGGGTCACTGGGCAGCTAGGACAGGGCTGGGCAGACAGGTCTTGTGGCTGGAAAGCCAGTGGGATGGGAGTGGGGGCAGGACGGTAAACAGACAGCTCCCTTACTCGACAGGGAAGCCAGGTTGGCTGCGAGCAGCAAATCTTTACACGTGTAGCCTGTTTAAAACAATCTTCTGAGGTTCTTGACCTCTTTCAGTCCTCACGATGGAAGGCACAATTAGTCCCATTTggcagatgagcaaactgaggcctgGACAAGAAGTCTTTAATATCCAGCCCTCTGTCCCTGGGCCGGCCCCCACCCAGATCCCAGTCCCCTGTCCTGTTGAGGAAGCTCCTTCTAAGGGCTAACCTAATCTTTTCTGCTGTGGCAAAGCTTGTTTTCTTTTACTCTGCCCTTGGAGGGGGTAGGGAAGGGAGAAGGTCACCATCATCTCCACCAACCGGTTGAAGAATGAAAGGAGCAAGTGAGGGGTGTGGCAGGGTAGAATCTCCTCCCAGGTTGGGGAGGCgggtccccttcctcccccacagGGCCACTTGGCGGGTGCGAATAAATTCCTGGCCTAACGCTGCTGAGGTGGTCACTGAACAACAACGTACAGGTGTGCTTGGCCCCGCCCCTACTCAGGGCTGGGTTCCTGGTACCCACCCTCCTTGTCCTTTCCTGAAAGGtgcttccccagcccctcccagctcccaggcccTCTTCTCCCCCCTCACGCCCAGAAGAACTCACAGCTCCCAAGGTGGGAGGTGCCAGGTGCAGACCTACAGGCCCACTTTCcccacagctgcaggggctggtCAGAAGGCCCAGGCCCTGGGGGACAAATGAGTCCCTCAGCAAGTCAGACCCCACTCCTCTCCTACCTGCCGCCCCAATGCCTCCCGAGGGGCACCATTTGGCCTCAACGCGAGGAACTACAGTGTCCCTCCCCCCGGGTCCCCAGGCTCTGCTTCCCCTGGACCCTTTTCTCTGAGCCCCATATTGGAGTCCGTGGTTTGGGTGAGGCAGGGAACTTGCGAGATGTACATACACCAAAGAACTGGGGTCCCTGGGATATTTCCATGATTTGTGGACTCAAAACTCAAGAATAAATCAGGACAGAGGTGGAAGATTACCAACAACGTATGTTCCCCATAACACAGGGGATCATTCcgaaaggaggaaaggagcagGTAAACCTGCTAAGGGCAAGTTAATGTGTGTCCTTTCTTGGgggtatttacattttaaacggtgttctcaaaatgtggtgCCGGGACCAGCCGCATCAGCACCACCTAGGAACTTTTGAGGAACTTGAATTCTTAGGCCCTCATCAGAGCAACTGAATCAGAagctcgggggtgggggggtgggggtggggaaagtaGGGCGGGGGAGGCCGAGCAatgcgtttcttttttttttttccagcaatgcattgctttcttttttttttggccgcgctgcactgcttgtgggaacTTCGTTCCCTGAtcattgaacctgggccccctgccatgggagcagagtcctaaccactgtaacgccagggaattcctagcaATGCGTTTCTACAGGTCCGTTGAGTGATTCTGATGAGTGTTCAAGTTTGCAAATTGCTGCTTTGAAGGCATC
This genomic interval from Lagenorhynchus albirostris chromosome 10, mLagAlb1.1, whole genome shotgun sequence contains the following:
- the SPDEF gene encoding SAM pointed domain-containing Ets transcription factor isoform X3, coding for MGSASPGLSGVPPSRLLLPPDTVLRTGLEKVAVGAGAMGPERRDWSPSPPATPEQGLSTFYLSYFDMLFSEDSSWVAKGPGASTREEPPDEPEQCPVIDSQAPGGSLDLAPGGLTLEEHSLEQVQSMVVGEVLKDIETACKLLNITAAAWMKERTSLGAIHYCASTSEESWTDSEVDSSCSGQPIHLWQFLKELLLKPHSYGRFIRWLNKEKGIFKIEDSAQVARLWGIRKNRPAMNYDKLSRSIRQYYKKGIIRKPDISQRLVYQFVHPI